A single Acidaminococcus sp. DNA region contains:
- a CDS encoding YadA-like family protein, with the protein MKKEMNRKQRTLAVMILAMLFAGQTFTVFAADTATGIGNGVAQGSGSVSSNATDTAVGKNAQAKGGGSLSLGSGSRASNEGSVAVGRGSVSTGKSSIAIGDNAQVQPNMYAFTGIAIGKGAYVLSGTGQQEYEFSFNKESWNGKDNLKNVDDALNRLPGGIAIGTNSYARTGSVEIGSHTMQGKTMAGTTVENTSANIIDMTTIGTNSYNKGMMATIVGAYSINTGNFTGGGGLNSLLYGSQNMGSVLVGSLNQNRSKGYGGYSGIANTIVGIANTAENANGTLIYGAGNKITNAYGNISFSGNYGADTVDELQDKLTNTVKASGAGGGILAFGGGNTADYAKHSQIIGVNNTIKGTSDDPSEYNMIDGFNVTATKVDNVSVIGAADTVEFSKGIQLFGDNRNLSNVQNSVILGSAESETSLTASQATLLGYNTNVQADGGVALGAGSILNDSESGLDMSGYDPATGTNATSTTSVWRPTLAAVSIGANGTATRRITNVAAGVNDTDAVNVAQLKLVAGTAGGSTNLIAGDGIKLSQGDDGSWTISTNFENSGSDEVTYKEGTASSGTDGTTSGNAAVIETKLKADDGNTTSLGSGSSLGIKGDGTNIATTVSGSDVKVALSKDIEVNSVTINNGPTVYNGGIDMNNTKITNVQDGDISQGSKDAVNGGQLWDVQQGMSNRISRLDTKIDRVGAGAAALANLHPLDFDPDDKWSFSAAFGNYRSANAMAVGAFYRPDEKSMVNVSGSFGNGENMIGIGASFKLGKESPVTRGNLQKTITNLQTLVASQDAKIEAQNKQIARLEKLVSQLINK; encoded by the coding sequence ATGAAAAAAGAGATGAATAGAAAACAACGGACACTTGCCGTAATGATTCTCGCCATGCTGTTTGCAGGGCAGACGTTTACAGTTTTTGCTGCCGATACAGCAACGGGAATCGGTAATGGTGTGGCCCAGGGATCCGGGTCAGTAAGTTCTAATGCAACGGATACGGCTGTGGGCAAAAATGCCCAGGCTAAAGGCGGCGGCAGTCTTTCGCTGGGCAGCGGTTCGAGAGCCAGCAATGAAGGCTCGGTCGCTGTCGGACGGGGCTCAGTTTCCACCGGAAAATCGTCCATTGCAATTGGTGACAATGCACAAGTGCAGCCTAATATGTACGCATTTACAGGTATTGCTATAGGGAAAGGTGCTTATGTCCTGAGCGGTACCGGGCAGCAGGAATATGAATTCAGCTTTAATAAAGAATCCTGGAATGGAAAGGATAATCTAAAGAATGTTGACGATGCGCTGAACCGTCTTCCGGGCGGCATTGCAATTGGAACGAATTCCTATGCCCGTACGGGGTCCGTCGAAATCGGAAGTCATACTATGCAGGGCAAAACTATGGCCGGAACTACGGTTGAAAATACATCCGCTAATATTATCGACATGACGACCATTGGCACGAACTCATACAATAAAGGCATGATGGCGACCATCGTCGGCGCTTATTCTATCAATACAGGTAATTTTACCGGCGGTGGCGGGCTGAATAGCTTATTGTATGGTTCACAAAATATGGGATCTGTCCTCGTAGGCTCCCTTAACCAGAACCGTTCCAAAGGTTATGGCGGTTACAGCGGTATTGCCAATACAATCGTGGGCATTGCCAATACAGCAGAAAATGCTAACGGGACTCTTATCTATGGGGCAGGCAATAAAATTACCAATGCTTATGGCAATATCAGCTTTAGCGGTAATTATGGCGCCGATACAGTGGATGAACTGCAGGATAAATTGACGAACACTGTTAAGGCGAGTGGTGCAGGTGGAGGCATTCTTGCTTTCGGTGGCGGGAACACGGCCGATTATGCAAAACATTCGCAGATTATCGGCGTCAATAATACGATTAAAGGTACCAGCGATGATCCGAGTGAATACAATATGATAGATGGTTTTAATGTTACGGCCACGAAAGTGGACAATGTGAGTGTCATCGGCGCCGCTGATACGGTAGAATTCTCAAAAGGAATCCAGCTCTTCGGAGACAATCGGAATTTGTCGAACGTCCAAAATTCTGTCATCCTCGGTTCTGCCGAAAGCGAAACGAGTCTCACGGCTTCTCAGGCAACGCTTCTTGGGTATAACACCAATGTCCAGGCTGACGGCGGTGTGGCTCTCGGTGCCGGTTCTATCCTGAATGACTCGGAATCAGGCCTCGATATGTCCGGCTACGATCCGGCAACGGGAACGAATGCCACGAGTACAACGTCTGTCTGGAGACCGACCCTGGCGGCTGTGTCCATCGGTGCGAATGGCACGGCTACGCGGCGCATTACGAATGTGGCCGCCGGCGTGAATGATACGGATGCGGTTAACGTGGCTCAGTTGAAACTGGTTGCCGGTACGGCCGGCGGATCAACGAACCTCATTGCCGGCGACGGCATTAAACTCTCCCAGGGCGACGACGGTTCCTGGACCATCAGCACGAACTTTGAGAATTCCGGTTCCGACGAAGTGACCTACAAAGAAGGTACCGCGTCGAGCGGAACGGACGGTACGACGAGCGGCAATGCCGCGGTCATTGAAACAAAGCTGAAGGCCGACGACGGCAATACGACGAGCCTTGGCAGCGGAAGCAGCCTCGGCATTAAGGGCGACGGCACGAATATTGCAACGACTGTGAGCGGCAGCGACGTGAAAGTCGCCTTGAGTAAGGATATCGAAGTCAACAGCGTGACCATCAATAACGGGCCGACGGTTTATAATGGCGGCATTGATATGAACAATACGAAGATCACGAATGTGCAGGACGGCGATATCTCCCAGGGCTCTAAGGACGCTGTTAACGGCGGTCAGCTGTGGGATGTGCAGCAGGGCATGAGTAACCGCATCAGCCGTCTTGATACGAAGATTGACCGCGTAGGTGCCGGCGCTGCCGCACTGGCCAACCTGCATCCTCTCGACTTTGATCCCGATGATAAGTGGAGCTTCTCCGCGGCCTTCGGTAACTACCGCAGTGCCAATGCCATGGCAGTCGGCGCATTCTATCGTCCCGACGAAAAGAGCATGGTGAACGTCAGCGGGAGCTTCGGAAACGGGGAGAACATGATCGGTATCGGCGCCAGCTTCAAGCTGGGGAAGGAATCTCCGGTAACGAGAGGCAATCTGCAAAAGACCATCACGAATCTCCAGACGTTGGTGGCAAGTCAGGATGCAAAAATCGAAGCTCAGAATAAGCAAATTGCCAGACTGGAAAAACTTGTGTCTCAGTTGATTAATAAATAA
- a CDS encoding transporter substrate-binding domain-containing protein, whose translation MFSIKKLLPLFVIGTLLISGCGSKSSSDTSSSLAPVKEQKTIVAATGGTKIGIAYFDKNNELTGYEVEVLKEAAKRAGYKIQFQTAKSADILDGISAGRYQINFDTLSKTPAQEEKYTFTKVPHYYEPAAFAFPKGFLKKHPVKKIDDLGNLRTCLTSGKENSWQRFVEAFRKKFPEKAIQVTYTKEGWADFYRRLNAGDGIDVLKTKESRIHLLEQEYGYHFDFVVLPQSEMDKVGKLTNPNAYFMFPKTEEGAKMAADFDKAINAMQKDGTLSKLSIKVLGSDYSSKANYEKSHQVKK comes from the coding sequence ATGTTCAGCATAAAAAAATTATTGCCCTTATTCGTCATCGGAACCCTTCTCATCTCCGGATGCGGCAGCAAGTCCTCATCTGACACCTCATCTTCACTGGCCCCTGTAAAAGAACAAAAAACCATTGTCGCAGCGACGGGAGGCACGAAAATAGGGATTGCCTACTTCGACAAAAACAATGAACTCACAGGCTATGAAGTGGAAGTCCTCAAAGAAGCCGCGAAGAGAGCCGGCTACAAGATTCAGTTCCAAACGGCCAAATCTGCTGATATTCTCGACGGCATCAGCGCCGGCCGCTATCAGATAAACTTTGATACTCTCTCGAAAACGCCGGCACAGGAGGAAAAATACACGTTTACCAAAGTCCCCCACTACTACGAACCGGCTGCCTTCGCCTTTCCCAAAGGGTTCCTGAAGAAACATCCTGTCAAGAAAATTGACGATCTTGGCAATCTGAGAACCTGCCTGACCTCGGGCAAAGAAAACAGCTGGCAGCGATTCGTAGAGGCCTTCCGCAAAAAGTTTCCTGAAAAAGCCATCCAGGTCACCTATACCAAAGAAGGATGGGCCGACTTCTACCGCAGGCTCAATGCAGGGGATGGCATCGATGTCCTGAAGACAAAAGAGTCGCGGATCCATTTGCTGGAACAGGAATACGGCTATCACTTCGACTTTGTCGTCCTTCCCCAGTCGGAAATGGATAAAGTCGGCAAGCTGACCAATCCGAATGCGTATTTTATGTTCCCCAAAACGGAAGAAGGCGCCAAAATGGCGGCAGACTTTGACAAGGCTATTAATGCAATGCAGAAAGACGGAACCTTGAGCAAACTGTCCATCAAAGTTCTGGGCAGTGATTATTCCAGCAAGGCCAATTACGAAAAATCCCATCAAGTGAAGAAATAA
- a CDS encoding LysR family transcriptional regulator — MIDSRMQTFLTVCITMNFTAAARKLNITQPAVSQQIHYLEDYYKVKLFSYKSKKLRLTPKGELLRKAGTLMMNNEAELRLKMQDSPLKIKVEFGVTETIGEYAITPSLARFIREHPDISITMHVADTEELAQEIEEGKIQFALVEGYFDPTKYDSVMYRTVSFVPVCSTAHQFAKKPQFLSDLFKERLIVREPGNGTRRVFENHLALMGCKLSDFSNITEVKGMHTLPRLLEEDAGISFLYETAAADPISQGKLQRIRIDDFFAVHDFKFIWEKGSAFGNRYRDICKEIGGLRA, encoded by the coding sequence ATGATTGATTCACGGATGCAGACTTTTTTAACGGTCTGTATCACTATGAATTTCACGGCGGCGGCCCGCAAACTGAATATCACGCAGCCTGCCGTCTCTCAGCAAATCCACTATCTGGAAGACTACTACAAAGTAAAATTATTCAGCTACAAGAGTAAAAAACTCCGCTTGACTCCTAAGGGGGAATTGCTTCGCAAGGCGGGAACTCTCATGATGAACAATGAGGCAGAATTACGGCTCAAGATGCAGGATAGTCCGCTCAAAATCAAGGTCGAATTCGGAGTGACAGAGACCATCGGGGAATATGCCATCACACCGTCCCTTGCCCGCTTTATCCGCGAGCATCCTGATATTTCCATCACAATGCACGTAGCTGACACGGAGGAACTGGCACAGGAAATTGAAGAGGGAAAAATCCAGTTTGCCCTGGTGGAAGGATACTTCGATCCCACGAAGTACGACTCCGTGATGTATCGGACCGTATCTTTTGTTCCTGTCTGCTCGACGGCGCATCAGTTTGCCAAAAAACCGCAGTTTTTGTCTGATCTTTTTAAGGAAAGACTGATTGTACGGGAACCGGGAAACGGAACGCGCCGCGTCTTCGAAAATCATCTGGCACTCATGGGATGTAAGCTTTCTGATTTTTCCAATATTACTGAAGTGAAAGGGATGCACACCCTTCCCAGATTACTGGAAGAGGATGCAGGGATTTCGTTTTTGTATGAGACAGCTGCGGCCGACCCTATCAGCCAGGGAAAATTGCAGCGGATTCGGATAGATGATTTTTTTGCGGTGCATGATTTCAAGTTTATCTGGGAAAAAGGCAGCGCCTTTGGGAATCGCTACCGCGACATTTGTAAGGAAATCGGGGGCCTGAGGGCATAG
- a CDS encoding LysR family transcriptional regulator: protein MIDPRIRTFLTVCETMNYTAAARKLNITQPAVSQHMRILEHYYKVKLFTYKGKKVYITPKGELLRKAATAMLNDDAELRRQMQEYPGKVRIEFGVTKTIGEYVIASPLARFIRNHPDASIKMHVANSEELAQEIKGGKIQFALAEGYFDPTEYDSMMYRTVPFIPVCSVNHQFQKGKGPRLMADLFGERLLVREPGSGMRRFLENHLALMGCKISDFHSVVEVSGMHTILRLLEEDAGISFLFEAAADDLISNGKLQRIRLSDFSVVHDFRFIWEKGSKYGDQYRALCTELAG from the coding sequence ATGATTGATCCACGGATTAGGACGTTTCTGACGGTCTGTGAGACAATGAATTATACGGCAGCCGCCCGCAAGCTGAATATCACGCAGCCTGCCGTATCCCAACACATGCGTATTCTGGAACACTACTACAAAGTTAAGCTATTTACTTACAAGGGGAAAAAAGTCTATATAACCCCTAAAGGAGAATTGCTTCGCAAAGCTGCAACTGCCATGCTGAATGACGATGCAGAACTACGGCGTCAAATGCAGGAATATCCGGGGAAAGTAAGAATTGAATTTGGAGTGACGAAAACTATCGGGGAATATGTGATTGCATCTCCCCTTGCACGGTTTATCCGCAATCATCCTGATGCTTCCATTAAAATGCACGTTGCCAATTCAGAGGAACTGGCACAGGAAATCAAGGGAGGTAAAATCCAATTTGCGCTGGCAGAAGGATACTTTGACCCTACGGAATATGATTCTATGATGTATCGGACGGTACCCTTTATTCCTGTTTGCTCAGTGAACCATCAGTTTCAGAAAGGGAAAGGACCAAGGCTCATGGCTGATCTTTTTGGAGAAAGACTGCTTGTGAGGGAACCGGGAAGCGGAATGCGCCGCTTCCTGGAAAACCATTTGGCACTGATGGGATGTAAGATTTCTGATTTTCACAGCGTCGTTGAAGTGAGTGGAATGCATACCATTCTTCGGCTTTTGGAAGAGGATGCAGGAATTTCCTTCTTGTTCGAAGCAGCTGCAGATGACCTGATTAGTAATGGAAAATTACAGCGGATTCGGCTGAGTGATTTTTCCGTGGTGCATGATTTCAGGTTTATCTGGGAAAAAGGCAGTAAATATGGAGATCAGTACCGCGCTCTCTGTACCGAACTTGCGGGCTAA
- a CDS encoding zinc ribbon domain-containing protein gives MANLDSAVSFKIGESFPLALHEGDTVMLELMDGTFSLVAYQTAPTQEEVAAISRGGMELSLTLLPVDPHLFLDAELDSGETLQCAFYIKSCSPEMQELIMSQGAPQTLRIFLVDTPSNKLMAMRTILFDEDFSESFYMALKGQTLSSYEPVHAEGAIMDTEMKYTPADGYEYVESHLDVAPLDDTETAQPDEEEPAEEDTDEEAPTEEEPSEESLLEEAAAENAAETPVETNPDFAEDMDAAIKDVLSRYPAPKLSGYFCYYCGTPLIEGANFCYKCGKRQPKV, from the coding sequence ATGGCTAATCTTGACAGTGCTGTCAGTTTTAAAATAGGCGAATCTTTTCCGCTCGCGCTGCACGAGGGGGATACGGTCATGCTGGAGCTCATGGACGGAACGTTCTCGCTCGTCGCTTACCAGACGGCGCCGACACAGGAAGAAGTCGCCGCCATTAGCCGCGGAGGTATGGAGCTGAGTCTTACGCTTCTGCCCGTCGATCCGCATCTTTTTCTGGACGCGGAACTTGACTCGGGGGAAACGCTGCAGTGCGCTTTCTATATCAAGTCCTGTTCCCCGGAAATGCAGGAGCTCATTATGTCCCAGGGTGCGCCCCAGACTCTCCGAATCTTTCTCGTCGATACACCGTCCAATAAACTTATGGCAATGCGGACGATTCTTTTTGATGAAGACTTTTCCGAGTCTTTTTACATGGCGCTCAAAGGGCAGACGCTCTCCTCTTACGAGCCGGTGCACGCGGAAGGTGCGATCATGGATACGGAAATGAAGTATACGCCGGCAGATGGCTATGAATACGTGGAATCTCATCTCGACGTGGCGCCGCTCGACGACACGGAAACAGCGCAGCCGGATGAGGAAGAACCGGCTGAAGAAGATACTGACGAAGAGGCTCCTACAGAAGAAGAGCCCAGCGAAGAAAGTCTCTTGGAAGAAGCTGCCGCAGAAAATGCGGCAGAAACTCCTGTTGAAACAAATCCCGACTTTGCAGAAGATATGGACGCCGCCATCAAGGATGTCCTCTCCCGTTACCCTGCGCCGAAGCTCAGCGGGTATTTCTGCTATTACTGCGGCACGCCTCTGATTGAGGGTGCGAACTTTTGCTATAAGTGCGGGAAGAGGCAGCCAAAGGTGTAA
- a CDS encoding autotransporter domain-containing protein has translation MKRWVSHAAQKAILVGVICMGTIPLCASTGYATTVIGYSGDQLSYSNTTIYATDGMWTSIAIEPSTTDYPNVLNSSITLDNVTTRGNMFGSYADSIVGGSAIGNSITATNSTLFGRVICGYVYESVTNGSGVGNATNNSISLTNSNVSGNYNIIGGYTVEGVAANNSIIINNSTISARRASNIDSGVYGGRAMYGSAENNTVIITDSTVNIPVYGGYKVVQGTATGNNVTATNSTLTMLVVGGFGGNNGDALENSVTLTNSNATEDVYGAWAIGWGDSGNASDNTVSVVDSSTVDGSVYGGYVSGTGDATSNSVVINDSSIGESVYGGWSRTGDASDNSVTLTSSTVSANAYGGYVKTEGDATGNTVTLTSSSVSEGIYGGYTASSGDASDNVVSLSSNSDAVYVYGGRAVTGNAENNTVSISESESANVYGGYVSSSGDVSGNTVTISDSATMDGYDGFAIGGYTYSGNATGNTVSVSSTDMTGVIGGESYSNGDAAENTVILDNVVSTFSDSGEYGGGWAVDGNATNNTLIATNTTAVMVYGGAAMSGNASGNTVELTSSTVASEYGMVYGGYVRDSGDATDNTVTVTDSTLNDVYGGYSGTGDASDNTVTISASTTDDIYGGYTVSGDATDNTVTLDGTVDVGDLFGGYTTGSGDVVTGNTLNVTGLNSTADSIQNFDSINFYVPAGTSNGDTMLTVSGTTTIPSTGLTATAYVNGSVVLNPGEEITLLSGAIDTTGTLSTAVSGTVYQGVSTTSTAAIETRTENDSGDYIKLIVPESEDTTLNEQTKSLVETPTYTAALVASGGDFLVDSALWNAAKAVKLNSDWTWTPFVAAAYKNMRYNTGSHVESDGWNTVLGIARRYEDKSGSFLVGPFVEYGNGDYDSYIDGGIHANGNAHYIGGGIFAQKNFNSGWYIDGSVRGGRVSADYNSNDLLIGTTRVHEDYDYRTPYYGFHLGFGKVHNYGDNVRLDTYLRYLYAHQDSFDAKLATGENYEFDDVDSSKIRIGTRYIHDEKDLGSWYVGAAYQYEFDNESTAHFGGGDTPSPSVQGSSGMMELGWEGKGGKNMIYDLSLRGWIGKEEGASVRALVKWTF, from the coding sequence ATGAAACGTTGGGTGAGTCATGCAGCCCAAAAGGCGATTTTGGTGGGTGTGATTTGTATGGGGACAATTCCTCTTTGTGCTTCGACAGGCTACGCAACCACAGTCATAGGTTATTCGGGCGACCAATTGTCTTATTCGAATACAACAATTTATGCTACGGATGGAATGTGGACTTCCATTGCTATTGAGCCTTCGACTACCGATTATCCTAATGTCCTGAATAGTTCTATCACCCTGGACAACGTTACCACTAGAGGCAACATGTTTGGCAGCTATGCGGATTCGATTGTAGGCGGCAGCGCGATAGGAAACAGTATTACCGCTACGAATTCCACCCTGTTCGGCAGAGTAATCTGCGGCTATGTATACGAATCCGTCACGAACGGTTCTGGTGTCGGCAACGCGACGAATAACAGTATTAGTCTTACAAATTCCAATGTGTCAGGAAATTACAACATCATTGGCGGTTATACGGTTGAGGGAGTCGCAGCAAATAACAGTATTATTATAAATAATTCCACTATTTCTGCCCGCAGAGCCTCTAATATTGATTCGGGTGTCTATGGTGGGAGAGCTATGTACGGAAGTGCTGAAAATAATACTGTCATCATCACCGATTCCACGGTGAATATCCCTGTTTACGGCGGTTATAAAGTGGTACAAGGGACCGCAACAGGAAACAATGTAACCGCCACAAATTCCACCTTGACCATGTTAGTGGTCGGCGGCTTTGGCGGTAATAATGGCGATGCTTTAGAAAACAGTGTCACCCTTACGAATTCCAATGCAACAGAAGACGTCTATGGCGCTTGGGCAATCGGTTGGGGGGACAGCGGGAATGCATCTGACAATACGGTTTCCGTGGTGGATAGTTCCACGGTAGACGGCAGCGTCTATGGTGGCTACGTATCGGGGACTGGGGACGCCACAAGTAACAGTGTAGTTATCAACGATTCCAGCATTGGTGAAAGTGTCTATGGCGGTTGGTCGAGAACAGGTGACGCATCAGATAACAGCGTAACTCTGACATCGTCTACTGTATCGGCAAATGCCTATGGCGGATACGTCAAAACAGAAGGGGATGCCACGGGTAACACGGTAACGCTGACATCCTCCTCCGTATCGGAAGGCATTTACGGCGGCTACACGGCGTCATCAGGTGATGCTTCAGACAATGTCGTCAGCCTCAGCAGTAACTCTGACGCTGTTTATGTTTATGGAGGCCGTGCTGTTACTGGGAATGCAGAGAATAACACGGTAAGCATCAGCGAATCGGAATCAGCTAACGTCTATGGCGGTTATGTGTCAAGTTCCGGTGACGTTTCGGGTAACACGGTCACTATTAGCGATTCTGCAACGATGGATGGGTATGATGGATTTGCCATTGGCGGTTATACGTATTCTGGAAACGCAACAGGAAATACAGTGTCAGTTTCCTCTACTGACATGACAGGAGTTATAGGCGGTGAATCATACAGCAATGGGGATGCTGCGGAAAACACGGTTATCCTCGACAATGTTGTCAGTACTTTCTCTGATTCCGGAGAATATGGTGGCGGTTGGGCGGTTGATGGAAATGCCACGAATAACACGCTGATTGCCACGAATACGACTGCAGTAATGGTGTATGGCGGCGCTGCAATGTCCGGGAATGCTTCGGGGAATACCGTCGAACTCACTTCTTCGACTGTGGCGAGTGAATATGGAATGGTTTATGGAGGTTATGTAAGAGATTCGGGTGACGCCACGGATAATACGGTTACAGTCACAGATTCCACACTGAATGATGTGTATGGCGGTTATTCGGGAACAGGTGATGCCTCTGACAACACAGTCACGATCAGCGCTTCTACCACGGATGACATTTACGGCGGTTATACGGTATCCGGTGATGCCACAGACAACACGGTGACCCTCGACGGAACCGTAGATGTAGGCGACCTCTTTGGCGGCTATACGACCGGATCCGGCGATGTCGTGACCGGCAACACGCTGAATGTGACAGGCCTGAACAGTACGGCTGACTCCATCCAGAATTTTGATAGTATCAACTTCTATGTTCCCGCGGGAACTTCGAACGGCGACACGATGCTCACTGTGTCGGGAACGACGACCATTCCGTCTACGGGCCTTACAGCAACGGCTTATGTAAACGGTTCCGTCGTACTGAACCCGGGCGAAGAAATTACGCTGCTTTCCGGTGCCATCGATACGACGGGCACCTTATCCACAGCCGTTTCCGGCACCGTATATCAGGGCGTTTCCACAACGTCTACGGCGGCTATTGAGACCCGCACCGAAAATGATTCCGGTGACTATATTAAATTGATTGTTCCGGAATCGGAAGACACGACATTAAACGAGCAGACGAAATCCCTTGTGGAGACGCCGACTTACACGGCAGCTCTCGTTGCCAGCGGCGGTGACTTCCTTGTGGACAGCGCCCTCTGGAATGCTGCAAAGGCAGTGAAACTCAATTCCGACTGGACGTGGACACCGTTTGTGGCCGCAGCCTACAAGAATATGCGCTACAATACCGGTTCCCACGTCGAGAGCGACGGCTGGAACACTGTTCTCGGCATTGCGAGACGGTATGAAGACAAGTCGGGTTCGTTCCTCGTTGGGCCGTTCGTGGAATACGGCAACGGCGATTATGACAGTTATATTGACGGCGGTATCCATGCTAACGGTAATGCCCACTACATCGGCGGCGGTATCTTCGCACAGAAGAACTTCAACAGCGGCTGGTATATCGATGGCAGTGTCCGCGGCGGCCGCGTCAGCGCCGACTACAATTCCAATGACCTCTTGATTGGCACTACAAGAGTTCATGAAGACTACGATTATCGTACGCCGTATTACGGATTCCATCTGGGCTTCGGTAAGGTTCATAACTACGGTGACAACGTCCGTCTCGATACCTACCTCCGTTATCTCTACGCTCATCAAGACAGCTTCGACGCGAAACTGGCTACGGGCGAAAACTACGAATTCGACGATGTCGACAGCAGTAAGATTCGCATCGGCACGCGCTACATCCACGATGAAAAGGATCTCGGATCCTGGTACGTGGGGGCCGCTTACCAGTACGAATTCGATAACGAAAGCACTGCTCACTTTGGCGGCGGAGATACACCGAGCCCGTCCGTCCAGGGCAGCAGCGGCATGATGGAACTCGGCTGGGAAGGCAAAGGCGGAAAGAATATGATTTATGACCTGTCGTTACGCGGTTGGATAGGTAAAGAGGAAGGTGCCAGCGTGAGAGCGCTGGTGAAGTGGACGTTCTGA
- a CDS encoding ISL3 family transposase, protein MSFTNYTIQNNAECQDVFYNVFMPEDPFDDSQEIVICSEKKYTDFRCPKCGQKMYSYEPFSTYLKSFPAYPEHTRMIRFEGHRFRCSCCHATITEPIPFKYPGTRITMRASLWIETLLRNGIPANAIAKMSGIHWSTIRYVHKQLMDESLDKYEMELELTSYKPRFLAIDEFAIHKGHTYATCVMDLATGYILWVGRGRAIADFEHFFKEYDQTKLTEVKAVAMDMNASYNKLVQEHLPQAKVVYDRYHMQAQFGKEVLGVVRLDEARMHRDKARNMQEALKDASNEDKPALKEQIFNEKKSYHKLKKVRWPLLTNEDRLNPKNKEALQAIFAEHEDLAICYSMKEEMVALYELRDYDKALAGWKRWFKAALGSGIPALVRFAKIKLPRIDGLVNHALYPINTGKLEGFNNKIKVAKRRAYGYRDDEYFFTLIRYLSIPTVRGILPKKT, encoded by the coding sequence ATGTCCTTTACTAATTACACTATTCAAAATAATGCAGAATGTCAAGATGTCTTTTACAATGTCTTCATGCCGGAAGACCCTTTTGATGACAGCCAGGAGATTGTTATTTGCAGTGAAAAGAAATATACCGACTTCCGTTGTCCTAAATGTGGTCAGAAAATGTATTCTTACGAGCCATTTTCTACCTACTTGAAAAGTTTTCCTGCGTATCCTGAGCATACCAGGATGATCCGCTTTGAAGGGCATCGCTTCCGTTGCTCCTGCTGCCATGCAACCATCACTGAGCCTATTCCCTTTAAATATCCCGGGACTCGCATTACCATGAGGGCTTCCCTTTGGATTGAGACGCTGCTTCGTAATGGAATCCCTGCCAATGCAATTGCCAAGATGTCAGGAATTCACTGGAGCACGATTCGCTATGTCCACAAACAGCTCATGGATGAATCTCTCGATAAATATGAAATGGAATTGGAGCTGACCTCTTACAAGCCCCGTTTTCTGGCCATCGATGAGTTTGCTATCCATAAGGGACACACTTATGCCACTTGCGTCATGGATTTAGCGACAGGTTATATTCTCTGGGTCGGCAGAGGTCGGGCGATAGCTGACTTCGAGCATTTCTTCAAGGAATATGATCAGACAAAGCTGACAGAGGTCAAGGCAGTCGCCATGGATATGAACGCTTCCTACAACAAGCTGGTACAAGAACATCTGCCGCAAGCTAAGGTCGTGTATGATCGTTACCACATGCAGGCTCAATTCGGGAAGGAAGTATTAGGTGTAGTAAGACTTGATGAGGCCAGAATGCATAGGGATAAAGCCAGAAACATGCAAGAAGCATTAAAAGACGCAAGCAATGAAGACAAGCCGGCTTTGAAAGAGCAGATATTCAATGAAAAGAAGAGCTACCACAAATTGAAGAAAGTCCGCTGGCCGTTACTCACCAATGAAGATAGGCTGAATCCTAAGAACAAAGAAGCGTTGCAGGCCATCTTTGCAGAGCACGAGGATCTGGCAATATGTTATTCCATGAAGGAAGAGATGGTAGCCCTCTATGAATTAAGGGACTATGACAAGGCTCTTGCAGGATGGAAGCGCTGGTTTAAAGCTGCACTAGGCAGCGGGATTCCGGCCCTGGTTAGGTTTGCTAAGATTAAGCTGCCAAGGATAGACGGTCTGGTGAACCATGCCCTGTACCCGATAAACACAGGGAAGCTTGAGGGTTTCAACAACAAGATTAAAGTGGCCAAAAGAAGAGCGTACGGATACAGAGATGATGAGTACTTTTTCACGTTAATTCGCTACCTCTCAATTCCGACCGTAAGAGGTATACTCCCGAAAAAAACGTGA